From the Vibrio alginolyticus NBRC 15630 = ATCC 17749 genome, one window contains:
- the prpB gene encoding methylisocitrate lyase, with amino-acid sequence MSLTPGAKFRLAIEQNNPLQIVGTINPYCAMMAKNLGHQAIYLSGGGIANASYGLPDLGITTLNDVLVDVDRITNACDLPLLVDIDTGFGGAFNIARTIKAMEKAGAAAVHMEDQVAQKRCGHRPNKAIVSQQEMVDRVKAAVDARNDESFVIMARTDALAVEGMDSAIERAIACVEAGADMIFPEAMNKLDQYLQFSNALEQATGKHVPILANITEFGATPLYGCDELAKAQVDMVLYPLSAFRAMNKAAETVYKHLLEVGNQEALVDSMQTRKELYQHLNYHDYEDKLDQLFSEGK; translated from the coding sequence ATGAGCTTAACACCGGGAGCGAAATTCAGACTCGCCATTGAACAAAATAATCCACTACAAATTGTCGGCACTATAAACCCGTATTGCGCCATGATGGCAAAAAACTTGGGTCACCAAGCGATTTACTTGTCTGGTGGCGGTATCGCAAATGCGTCATACGGATTGCCGGATCTCGGTATCACAACATTAAACGACGTTTTGGTTGATGTTGACCGTATTACTAACGCATGTGATTTGCCTCTTTTGGTTGATATCGACACGGGCTTTGGCGGTGCATTTAACATTGCTCGCACGATCAAAGCGATGGAAAAAGCGGGCGCGGCAGCGGTGCACATGGAAGACCAAGTCGCACAGAAACGTTGTGGTCATCGTCCGAACAAAGCAATAGTCAGCCAGCAAGAGATGGTTGATCGTGTAAAAGCCGCGGTTGATGCACGCAATGATGAAAGTTTCGTGATTATGGCTCGTACTGATGCGCTAGCTGTTGAAGGCATGGACAGCGCAATCGAGCGCGCGATTGCGTGTGTGGAAGCTGGCGCAGACATGATCTTCCCAGAAGCGATGAACAAGCTGGACCAGTACCTTCAGTTTTCAAATGCGCTTGAGCAAGCGACCGGAAAGCACGTTCCTATTCTGGCGAATATTACAGAATTTGGCGCGACACCGCTGTATGGCTGCGATGAGCTAGCGAAAGCACAAGTGGACATGGTGCTTTATCCGTTAAGTGCGTTCCGTGCCATGAACAAAGCTGCTGAAACGGTCTACAAACATTTGCTAGAAGTGGGTAATCAGGAAGCACTGGTTGATTCGATGCAAACACGTAAAGAGTTGTATCAGCACCTGAATTACCACGACTATGAAGACAAACTTGACCAGTTATTCTCTGAAGGGAAATAG
- a CDS encoding GntR family transcriptional regulator, with product MNSELKARYKVLGSEKEHTKSETLTETLIEVIVNGDVKPGHKISEPELAKKYQVSRGPLREALMRLEGLGLIERIPHVGARVTTFSPEKLIELYAVREALEGMAARLAARHITQEELLSLEMLLSTHSKHIDQMEGASYFHQHGDFDFHYRIIQASRNSKLISLLCDELYHLLRMYRYQSPRAQSRPNEALTEHKFILEAIRNRDEELAEMLMRRHISGSRKLIQSQIIHTESLDKD from the coding sequence ATGAACTCTGAGTTGAAAGCTCGTTATAAAGTGCTGGGTTCTGAGAAAGAACACACCAAATCCGAAACGCTGACCGAAACACTCATTGAAGTCATTGTTAATGGCGACGTGAAGCCTGGCCATAAGATATCAGAGCCTGAGCTAGCAAAGAAATATCAAGTCAGTCGTGGGCCTTTGCGTGAAGCATTGATGCGCTTAGAGGGGCTAGGGCTCATCGAGCGAATTCCTCATGTTGGGGCTAGAGTGACCACTTTTTCTCCGGAAAAGCTGATAGAACTTTATGCCGTTCGAGAAGCATTGGAAGGCATGGCGGCAAGGTTAGCTGCGCGACACATTACGCAAGAAGAGCTCTTAAGCTTGGAAATGCTATTGTCGACACATTCCAAGCATATAGACCAAATGGAAGGCGCGTCTTACTTCCATCAACATGGTGACTTTGATTTTCACTATCGCATCATCCAAGCGAGCAGAAACAGTAAGTTAATATCTCTGCTGTGTGATGAACTCTATCACTTATTACGGATGTATCGTTACCAGTCGCCACGTGCGCAATCTCGCCCGAATGAGGCGCTCACCGAACACAAATTCATTTTGGAAGCCATTCGCAATCGCGATGAAGAGCTTGCAGAAATGTTGATGAGAAGACACATATCAGGAAGTCGAAAGCTCATCCAATCTCAAATTATACATACAGAAAGTTTAGACAAAGACTAG
- a CDS encoding tripartite tricarboxylate transporter TctB family protein, whose translation MSRSTNFFTKEYLLCRDRVGATIFLLFCLCYGYQTSQIPLFPGDEYEPFTARTLPTILTYVGVGLSLLLLVTGQPDKQSGAVLTFNWKLLIAFLILMALYGVGLTYLGFVIATAFFLLAGFYLLGERRKPVLFGASFPFVIAFYLLLTQGLDIYLEPGLIFTIW comes from the coding sequence ATGTCTCGTTCAACCAACTTTTTCACCAAAGAATATTTGCTCTGTCGTGACCGTGTCGGCGCAACGATCTTTCTACTCTTCTGTCTTTGCTACGGTTATCAAACCTCGCAGATTCCATTGTTTCCAGGTGATGAGTATGAACCATTCACCGCACGTACTCTGCCAACCATCTTGACTTACGTTGGTGTCGGCCTTTCTTTGCTATTGCTGGTGACAGGACAACCAGATAAACAAAGTGGCGCAGTGCTGACCTTCAATTGGAAGTTACTGATTGCCTTTTTAATTTTAATGGCGCTCTACGGCGTGGGCCTGACTTACTTAGGTTTTGTGATAGCTACTGCCTTCTTTTTATTGGCTGGCTTTTATCTGCTCGGGGAAAGACGTAAACCCGTTCTGTTTGGCGCGTCGTTTCCATTCGTGATCGCGTTCTACTTATTACTCACTCAAGGTTTGGACATCTATCTCGAACCGGGTTTGATTTTCACCATCTGGTAG
- the prpC gene encoding bifunctional 2-methylcitrate synthase/citrate synthase, protein MSQTAEKKAELGGAGLRGQSAGSTALCTVGKTGTGLTYRGYDITDLANNAQFEEVAHLLLRGHLPNQQELDAYKTHLLSLRGLPAELKQALELIPASAHPMDVMRTGCSVLGNLEQEMSFEEQLKATERMLALFPAIICYWYRFSHDGVRINTEDQTEDCIGGYFLRLLTDKAPSALHKQVMHCSLILYAEHEFNASTFAARVCASTLSDIHSCITAAIGTLRGPLHGGANEAAMEMIEDWQTPDEAEANIMKMLANKDKIMGFGHAIYRESDPRNALIKRWSKELSKQVGDTHLYAVSERVESVMKREKGLFCNADFFHASAYHFMDIPTKLFTPIFVMSRLTGWAAHVYEQRANNRIIRPSADYTGPDHQEWVPIENR, encoded by the coding sequence ATGTCTCAAACTGCAGAAAAGAAAGCAGAATTAGGTGGCGCAGGCCTTCGTGGTCAAAGCGCAGGAAGCACAGCTTTATGTACTGTCGGAAAAACGGGAACTGGTTTAACTTATCGTGGATACGATATTACTGATCTTGCGAACAACGCACAGTTTGAAGAAGTGGCTCACCTTCTGTTACGCGGTCACTTGCCGAATCAACAAGAACTTGATGCGTACAAGACACACCTACTCAGCCTTAGAGGTTTGCCAGCCGAGCTAAAACAAGCTTTAGAGTTGATTCCTGCAAGCGCACACCCAATGGACGTGATGCGCACGGGTTGTTCTGTATTGGGTAACCTAGAGCAGGAAATGAGCTTCGAGGAGCAACTGAAAGCAACCGAACGTATGCTAGCCTTGTTCCCTGCCATCATCTGTTACTGGTACCGCTTTAGTCATGATGGCGTGCGTATCAACACCGAGGATCAGACTGAAGATTGCATCGGTGGTTACTTCTTGCGATTACTTACAGACAAAGCGCCATCTGCGCTGCACAAACAAGTGATGCATTGCTCGCTTATTCTTTATGCTGAACATGAGTTTAATGCTTCTACATTCGCAGCACGCGTTTGTGCATCAACGTTGTCAGACATTCATTCTTGTATCACGGCGGCAATCGGTACGCTTCGTGGGCCACTTCACGGCGGTGCGAACGAAGCGGCGATGGAAATGATTGAAGATTGGCAAACGCCCGACGAGGCGGAAGCGAACATCATGAAAATGCTAGCCAATAAAGACAAGATCATGGGCTTCGGTCACGCGATTTATCGTGAAAGTGACCCTCGCAACGCCTTAATAAAACGATGGTCCAAAGAGCTATCGAAACAAGTTGGTGATACTCATCTATATGCGGTTTCTGAGCGTGTTGAATCAGTGATGAAGCGAGAGAAAGGTCTGTTCTGTAATGCGGACTTCTTCCATGCATCGGCTTACCACTTCATGGACATTCCAACCAAACTATTTACCCCAATCTTTGTGATGAGTCGTTTAACGGGCTGGGCTGCACACGTTTATGAACAGCGTGCCAATAACCGTATTATTCGCCCAAGTGCCGATTATACGGGCCCAGATCATCAAGAATGGGTGCCTATCGAGAATCGCTAG
- a CDS encoding tripartite tricarboxylate transporter permease, producing the protein MLDGILQGLSTAVMPMNIMMVIVGCFVGTFIGMLPGLGPISAIALMIPITYGLEPSSGLILMAGVYYGAVFGGSTSSILINAPGCSSTVVTAFDGYPMAQKGQAGKALALAAYSSFTGGTLSAIMLLVAAPALASVSLSFQSSDYFALMLLGLSAVAAFAGKGQVIKAWMMTILGLMLSTVGIDKGVGVERFTFGLRDLMDGFSFLLLAMATFALGETLMGILKPSKDTSDEEQEKLSNIGSMKVTKEEIKDVAPVSIRSSILGFFTGVLPGAGATIAAFLSYGMERNLAPKEKKDEFGKGSIRGLVAPESANNAASSGSFVPLLTLGIPGSGTTAIMLGALIAYGIQPGPRLFVEHPDVFWSVIISMYFGNIVLVILNLPLIPYISKLLAVPRTVLLPMILFFSITGVYLVSFNTMDVFVMLIVAMAAIALRLANFPLAPLLLGFILGGLMEENLRRALMISDGELSFLWERPITLTFTVLAVLVLASPLIVKLIQKFKAQPVSVEQ; encoded by the coding sequence ATGTTAGATGGAATTCTACAAGGTTTATCCACCGCAGTAATGCCAATGAACATTATGATGGTGATCGTTGGTTGCTTCGTCGGTACATTTATCGGCATGTTACCTGGACTTGGGCCGATCTCAGCCATTGCTTTGATGATCCCAATTACTTATGGCCTAGAGCCCTCCTCTGGCCTTATTTTAATGGCGGGTGTTTATTACGGTGCGGTATTTGGTGGTTCTACATCGTCGATTTTAATTAACGCGCCGGGTTGTTCTTCAACCGTGGTCACAGCATTCGACGGCTACCCAATGGCTCAAAAAGGCCAGGCAGGTAAAGCATTAGCTTTGGCAGCTTATTCATCTTTCACTGGCGGTACGCTATCTGCCATTATGTTGCTTGTTGCCGCACCAGCATTGGCTAGCGTCTCCCTTAGCTTCCAATCGTCGGACTATTTTGCGTTGATGCTACTTGGGTTATCAGCAGTCGCGGCTTTTGCGGGGAAAGGTCAGGTAATCAAAGCGTGGATGATGACCATTCTTGGTTTGATGCTATCTACAGTTGGTATCGATAAAGGCGTAGGCGTTGAACGCTTTACCTTCGGTTTAAGGGATTTAATGGATGGCTTTAGCTTCTTGTTGCTTGCAATGGCGACATTCGCACTGGGTGAAACATTGATGGGCATTCTTAAACCATCAAAAGACACCAGCGATGAAGAACAAGAAAAGCTGAGCAACATTGGCTCAATGAAAGTGACCAAGGAAGAAATCAAAGATGTTGCGCCTGTTTCAATTCGCTCTTCAATATTAGGTTTCTTCACTGGCGTTCTTCCTGGCGCAGGGGCAACCATTGCTGCTTTTTTAAGCTATGGTATGGAGCGCAACCTCGCACCTAAAGAGAAAAAGGATGAGTTCGGTAAAGGCAGTATCCGTGGCTTGGTTGCGCCAGAGTCAGCAAACAACGCAGCGTCTAGTGGTTCATTTGTTCCACTGCTAACGCTTGGTATTCCGGGTTCTGGTACAACAGCAATAATGCTCGGCGCTCTGATCGCTTATGGTATTCAACCTGGCCCTCGCCTGTTTGTTGAACACCCAGATGTGTTCTGGTCAGTGATCATTTCCATGTACTTCGGCAACATCGTACTTGTGATCCTGAACTTACCGTTGATTCCGTACATTTCAAAGCTTTTGGCGGTTCCAAGAACGGTGCTTCTACCGATGATTTTATTCTTCTCAATCACCGGGGTTTATTTGGTCTCTTTTAACACTATGGATGTGTTCGTGATGCTGATTGTGGCTATGGCTGCCATTGCACTTCGGCTCGCTAACTTCCCGCTCGCACCTTTATTGCTGGGCTTCATCCTTGGAGGATTAATGGAAGAGAACTTACGCCGCGCATTAATGATTTCAGATGGAGAACTGAGTTTCCTATGGGAGCGTCCTATTACCCTTACCTTTACTGTTTTAGCTGTATTGGTATTGGCAAGTCCACTAATCGTAAAGCTGATTCAAAAGTTTAAAGCACAGCCAGTCAGCGTTGAGCAGTAA
- a CDS encoding sulfite exporter TauE/SafE family protein, whose product MLLELSLLFIAGVIGGIINSIAGGGSFITFPALLAVGVPPIMANATNTYASCAGYISGAVGFREEIMKNKHELLFTVSFSLVGGAVGAYLLLNTPESLFMEAIPWLLLFSTVLFLTGSRLTMLIKTVAKEHKHAGILGAIALGLLLVGVSAYGGFFNAGLGVIVLSYLVVAGHQDINLMNGLKLLVSTCVSLIAIVIFVANGSIDWHTGSVVLVGTLVGGYLAARVSRQLNPNHVKGFVALSSILITIYFFIDVYV is encoded by the coding sequence ATGCTTTTAGAACTCTCACTTTTATTCATTGCTGGCGTAATTGGTGGGATCATTAACTCCATAGCGGGAGGCGGAAGCTTTATTACTTTTCCGGCTCTATTGGCAGTTGGTGTTCCTCCTATTATGGCTAACGCAACAAACACATATGCTTCATGTGCGGGTTACATTAGTGGAGCCGTCGGGTTCAGAGAAGAGATCATGAAGAACAAGCATGAACTGCTGTTCACAGTCTCATTCAGTTTAGTCGGCGGCGCTGTCGGAGCATATCTGTTGCTCAACACGCCAGAATCGCTATTTATGGAAGCCATCCCTTGGTTACTCTTATTTTCCACCGTGCTTTTTCTCACCGGTTCTCGTTTAACAATGCTAATCAAAACTGTCGCGAAAGAGCACAAACATGCTGGCATACTCGGAGCAATCGCGTTGGGTTTACTACTTGTTGGTGTCTCTGCTTACGGTGGTTTTTTCAACGCAGGTTTAGGGGTTATTGTTCTGAGTTATCTGGTAGTAGCCGGTCACCAAGACATTAATTTAATGAACGGTTTGAAATTGCTCGTATCTACGTGTGTTTCACTCATTGCTATCGTGATTTTTGTTGCCAATGGCTCCATTGATTGGCACACAGGTAGTGTTGTTTTGGTCGGTACGTTGGTAGGTGGGTATCTTGCAGCTCGTGTATCTCGTCAACTGAATCCCAATCATGTTAAAGGGTTTGTTGCTCTTTCTTCTATTCTCATCACTATCTACTTTTTCATTGATGTTTATGTTTAA
- a CDS encoding tripartite tricarboxylate transporter substrate binding protein, whose product MLKVLKPTLAASIIAASFSFNALAADIEKMHFLIPGGAGGGWDMTARGTGDVLIKSDIVETVSFQNLSGGGGGKAIAHLIETADRQEDTLMVNSTPIVVRSLSGIFPQSFRDLTPVAATVADYGAIVTSADSPYSSWEDVVKAFKENPRKVKVAGGSARGSMDHLVIAAAFKGEGFDARKVRYIAYDAGGKAMAALLSGETQLLSTGLGEVLEMSKSGQVKVLAITAPKRLEAAPNIPTLTEYGNETVFANWRGFFAAPGTSQEKLDEWNAAFTKMYNTDEWQVVRDRNGWIDNYKADKAFFAFLEDQEQQMGDLMRELGFLK is encoded by the coding sequence ATGTTAAAGGTACTCAAACCAACGCTCGCCGCTTCAATCATCGCAGCTTCATTTTCATTCAACGCTCTTGCTGCAGATATTGAAAAAATGCACTTTCTTATCCCTGGAGGTGCCGGTGGCGGTTGGGACATGACCGCCCGAGGTACTGGTGATGTATTAATAAAGTCGGACATCGTTGAAACCGTATCATTTCAAAACCTATCTGGTGGTGGCGGTGGCAAAGCAATCGCACATTTGATTGAAACGGCTGATCGTCAAGAAGATACACTCATGGTGAACTCAACACCGATCGTCGTTCGCTCGCTCAGTGGGATCTTCCCACAATCTTTCCGCGACTTGACTCCTGTTGCCGCAACGGTTGCCGATTATGGCGCCATTGTTACATCAGCCGATTCTCCTTACAGCTCTTGGGAAGATGTCGTTAAAGCTTTTAAAGAAAACCCTCGTAAAGTGAAGGTTGCTGGTGGCTCTGCTCGTGGTTCTATGGATCATTTGGTTATAGCAGCGGCTTTCAAAGGTGAAGGTTTTGATGCGCGCAAAGTTCGTTACATTGCCTATGATGCAGGTGGAAAAGCCATGGCTGCCCTACTTTCAGGCGAAACACAACTGCTCTCTACAGGGTTAGGTGAAGTACTCGAAATGTCTAAGTCTGGGCAAGTGAAAGTGTTAGCGATTACAGCACCAAAACGTTTAGAAGCTGCGCCTAACATTCCAACTCTCACCGAATATGGTAATGAAACTGTCTTTGCTAACTGGCGTGGATTCTTTGCAGCACCAGGCACAAGCCAAGAAAAGCTAGATGAATGGAATGCCGCATTTACTAAAATGTATAACACCGACGAATGGCAAGTCGTTCGAGACCGCAATGGTTGGATCGACAACTATAAAGCGGATAAAGCATTCTTCGCGTTTCTTGAAGATCAAGAGCAACAGATGGGTGACTTAATGCGCGAGTTAGGCTTCCTGAAGTAA
- a CDS encoding GFA family protein: MKGTCLCGAIEVIAEVKNEVSLCHCSMCRKWSSGALHAVHCGPNVTFKGGEPKRYQSSDWAVRGFCGECGTNLFYHLLPTGEYILSAGLFDNPDFKLTLEIFTDEKPAYYDLNSASQKMTSQQVFDQFAPKE, translated from the coding sequence ATGAAAGGGACGTGTTTGTGCGGCGCAATTGAAGTCATCGCTGAGGTTAAAAATGAGGTTAGCCTGTGCCATTGCTCTATGTGTCGAAAATGGTCGAGTGGCGCACTTCATGCGGTGCATTGTGGGCCTAACGTGACGTTTAAAGGTGGCGAACCTAAACGTTATCAGTCGTCAGACTGGGCTGTGAGGGGGTTTTGCGGTGAGTGTGGCACAAACCTTTTCTACCATTTGTTGCCGACAGGTGAGTACATTCTTTCCGCTGGTTTGTTCGATAACCCAGATTTCAAACTCACTTTAGAGATTTTTACCGATGAAAAGCCAGCTTATTATGACCTCAATTCCGCTTCACAAAAGATGACTTCGCAACAAGTATTTGATCAATTTGCACCTAAAGAATAG
- the acnD gene encoding Fe/S-dependent 2-methylisocitrate dehydratase AcnD, with amino-acid sequence MNTNINTQYRKPLPGTQLDYFDAREAVNAISPGAYETLPYTSRVLAEQLVRRCDPNTLTDSLKQLIERKRDLDFPWYPARVVCHDILGQTALVDLAGLRDAISDQGGDPAKVNPVVETQLIVDHSLAVEHAGFDPDAFDKNRAIEERRNEDRFHFIEWCKTAFENVSVIPAGNGIMHQINLEKMSPVVQAKQGIAYPDTCVGTDSHTPHVDALGVIAIGVGGLEAETVMLGRPSMMRLPDIVGVKLTGKRQPGITATDIVLAITEFLRNERVVSSYLEFFGEGARDLTIGDRATISNMTPEYGATAGMFYIDEQTINYLKLTGRDEEQVALVENYAKQTGLWADDLDSAVYERVLEFDLSSVSRNLAGPSNPHRRLPTSELAQRGISGAWEEKEGELPDGAVIIAAITSCTNTSNPRNVVAAGLVAKKANELGLVRKPWVKSSFAPGSKVARLYLEEAGLLPELEKLGFGIVGYACTTCNGMSGALDPKIQQEIIDRDLYATAVLSGNRNFDGRIHPYAKQAFLASPPLVVAYALAGTIRFDIERDALGTDQNGKPIYLNDLWPSDEEIDAVVGTHVKPEQFKQVYIQMFKLNDQEQNPNPLYDWRPMSTYIRRPPYWEGALAGERTLSGMRPLAILGDNITTDHLSPSNAILASSAAGEYLAKMGVPEEDFNSYATHRGDHLTAQRATFANPKLFNEMVKENGEVVQGSLARVEPEGQVVRMWEAIETYMNRKQPLIVVAGADYGQGSSRDWAAKGVRLAGVEAIVAEGFERIHRTNLVGMGVLPLQFKSGVNRNTLELDGTELYDVVGEIKPGADLALVITRSNGDKVDVPVTCRLDTADEVHVYNAGGVLQRFAQDFLAQ; translated from the coding sequence ATGAACACAAATATTAATACCCAATATCGTAAGCCGCTTCCGGGAACTCAACTGGATTATTTTGATGCACGCGAAGCCGTCAATGCCATTTCTCCTGGAGCCTATGAAACACTCCCTTATACCTCTCGCGTGCTAGCTGAGCAACTGGTCCGTCGCTGTGACCCGAACACATTGACAGATAGCCTGAAACAGTTAATTGAACGCAAACGCGATCTTGATTTTCCTTGGTATCCAGCACGCGTTGTTTGTCATGACATTCTTGGTCAGACCGCTCTAGTCGATTTAGCGGGTCTACGCGATGCCATTTCAGATCAGGGCGGCGATCCTGCAAAAGTGAACCCAGTGGTTGAGACACAATTGATCGTTGACCACTCTTTAGCGGTTGAACATGCGGGCTTTGACCCTGATGCCTTCGACAAAAACCGCGCGATTGAAGAGCGCCGTAATGAAGACCGATTTCACTTTATCGAGTGGTGTAAAACAGCGTTTGAAAACGTCAGCGTGATTCCAGCTGGGAATGGCATCATGCACCAGATCAACTTGGAAAAAATGTCTCCTGTGGTACAAGCAAAGCAGGGCATTGCCTACCCTGACACCTGTGTGGGTACGGACAGTCACACGCCTCACGTAGACGCTCTTGGTGTTATTGCGATAGGTGTCGGTGGTCTGGAAGCAGAAACCGTCATGCTTGGCCGACCATCAATGATGCGTCTACCAGATATTGTCGGTGTCAAACTGACGGGTAAACGTCAACCGGGCATTACCGCAACGGATATTGTCCTCGCGATTACTGAGTTTCTGCGTAATGAGCGTGTGGTATCTTCATATCTTGAATTCTTCGGAGAAGGCGCACGTGATCTAACGATCGGAGACCGCGCAACGATTTCAAACATGACACCAGAATACGGCGCAACAGCTGGCATGTTTTATATTGATGAGCAGACCATCAATTACTTGAAACTAACTGGTCGAGATGAAGAACAAGTTGCTCTAGTAGAAAATTACGCAAAACAAACCGGTCTTTGGGCAGACGATCTTGATAGCGCCGTTTACGAGCGCGTACTTGAGTTCGATTTATCATCAGTTAGCCGTAACTTGGCTGGTCCGTCAAACCCTCATCGTCGTTTACCAACTTCTGAGTTGGCACAGCGCGGCATTTCTGGAGCGTGGGAAGAGAAAGAAGGCGAGTTGCCAGATGGTGCAGTGATCATCGCTGCTATTACCTCATGTACGAATACTAGTAACCCAAGAAACGTGGTTGCTGCTGGCCTTGTGGCGAAGAAAGCCAACGAACTTGGTCTTGTACGTAAACCTTGGGTGAAATCGTCTTTTGCTCCGGGTTCTAAAGTTGCACGCTTGTATCTGGAAGAAGCGGGCTTATTACCAGAGCTAGAGAAGCTTGGCTTTGGCATTGTTGGTTACGCATGTACAACTTGTAACGGTATGAGTGGTGCGCTGGATCCAAAAATCCAACAAGAGATCATCGACCGTGATTTATATGCGACAGCGGTGCTTTCTGGTAACCGTAACTTTGATGGTCGAATCCATCCGTACGCCAAACAAGCTTTTTTGGCTTCACCACCATTGGTTGTCGCTTATGCGCTAGCGGGTACGATTCGTTTTGATATCGAGCGCGATGCATTGGGCACGGACCAAAACGGCAAACCAATTTATCTCAATGATTTGTGGCCAAGCGATGAAGAGATCGATGCAGTTGTCGGTACTCATGTTAAACCTGAGCAGTTTAAGCAAGTTTACATTCAGATGTTTAAGCTGAATGATCAAGAGCAAAATCCCAACCCGCTGTACGACTGGCGTCCGATGAGTACCTATATCCGCCGACCACCGTACTGGGAAGGTGCGCTAGCGGGAGAAAGAACATTGTCTGGCATGCGTCCATTGGCGATTCTGGGCGACAACATCACCACTGATCACTTATCACCATCCAACGCGATTCTCGCAAGCAGCGCAGCAGGTGAATACTTAGCGAAAATGGGTGTGCCAGAAGAAGATTTCAACTCTTACGCGACTCACCGTGGTGACCACCTAACGGCGCAACGCGCGACCTTCGCTAACCCAAAGTTGTTCAATGAAATGGTGAAGGAAAACGGCGAAGTCGTGCAGGGATCTCTGGCGCGTGTAGAGCCAGAAGGGCAGGTGGTTCGTATGTGGGAAGCGATTGAAACCTACATGAATCGTAAACAACCATTGATCGTGGTGGCTGGCGCGGATTACGGTCAGGGGTCATCCCGTGACTGGGCAGCAAAAGGCGTTCGACTGGCAGGCGTAGAAGCCATTGTTGCTGAAGGTTTTGAGCGTATTCACCGTACTAACTTGGTTGGCATGGGCGTACTACCACTGCAATTTAAGTCAGGCGTTAATCGCAATACGCTAGAGCTGGATGGTACGGAACTTTACGACGTGGTTGGAGAAATCAAGCCGGGCGCTGATTTAGCGCTGGTTATCACACGCAGCAACGGCGATAAAGTCGATGTTCCGGTTACTTGTCGCTTAGATACCGCTGACGAAGTTCACGTGTACAACGCAGGCGGTGTTTTGCAGCGTTTCGCGCAAGATTTCTTGGCACAATAA
- a CDS encoding P-loop NTPase family protein: MQKIAVFGKPGSGKSTVSKVIASATGLPLHQLDSIVYKPNGDPVERSVFDEAHSNILSSDRWIIDGLGPISSFNARLDAADTLIYIDLPYSVSYWFVTKRLLKGLFIKPEGWPDGSSVLKGTLQSYKVLQQCPAFWNDDFMSRLEGYSQTKAVHVIKNVTELNNFVLERVK, from the coding sequence ATGCAAAAAATAGCAGTTTTTGGTAAACCCGGCAGTGGAAAATCGACGGTAAGTAAAGTAATCGCGTCGGCTACCGGTCTTCCTCTTCATCAATTAGATTCAATAGTCTATAAACCAAACGGTGATCCCGTTGAGCGTAGCGTTTTTGATGAAGCTCATAGCAATATACTAAGCTCAGATCGTTGGATTATAGATGGCCTTGGACCGATCAGCTCTTTCAACGCTCGTTTAGATGCAGCCGATACTCTCATTTATATTGATCTACCATACTCAGTAAGCTATTGGTTTGTGACGAAACGTCTCCTTAAAGGACTATTCATTAAACCTGAAGGATGGCCTGATGGTAGTTCGGTACTGAAAGGAACGTTACAAAGCTACAAAGTTCTTCAGCAATGCCCCGCATTCTGGAATGATGACTTTATGTCTCGCCTCGAGGGGTACTCTCAAACTAAAGCCGTTCATGTCATCAAAAACGTTACAGAACTGAACAATTTTGTTTTAGAGCGGGTAAAGTAA